The nucleotide window GCTTAGCCTGCTGAGTAGCCAGTTGCACGATGACGGGTACGACAACGTCACCCACGAGGAGGCCTGGCGCGACAACCTGCACGACACCATCATCTACGTACAGCAGGCCGAGGGCTGCGAGCTGGTGATCAAGGAACACCGCCCGGACAACCCGCTGAAGAAGGCCCTGCTCACCCCCAGCGACTGGAAGCTGCTGCGTCAATGCCCGTGTGCCGTGCTGATGGTCAAGAGCGAACGGCCGTGGACCGGTGGCAAGATTCTGGCTGCGGTGGACGTGGGCAACCAGGACGACGACCACCGCCGCCTGCATGCGAGCATCATCGACCATGGCTACGCCATCGCCGGGCTGGCCAAGGGCGAACTGCATGTCATCAGTGCGCACCCGTCGCCAATGCTGTCGGCCTCTGACCCGACGTACCAGCTGAGCGAGACGATAGAAAACCGCTACCGCGAAGCGTGCAAGGCGTTCCAGGCTGAATACGGCATCAGCGACGATTGCCTGCATGTGGCTGAAGGGCCGGCGGATGTGCTGATCCCCTTTACCGAGAAGAAGCTTGATGCGGTGGTGACGGTGATCGGCACCGTGTGCCGCACGGGGATTTCCGGGGCGTTGATTGGCAATACTTCGGAGGTGGTGCTGGATGCGCTTGAGGGGGATGTGCTGGTGCTCAAGAGCGAGGAAGCCATCGCCCACCAAGCCGAATTAGCCCGCGGCTGATGCAAGTTCCACAATTGTCGCGGTCCCTGTAGGAGCGGCCTTGTGCCGCGAAAGGGCCGCAAAGCGGCCCCAGCAATTTGTGCATCACAGCTCATATCTGGGGCCGCTTCGCGGCCCTTCGCGACACAAGGCCGCTCCTACAAGGACCGCGCAAATCCGCTACGGCATAGCCTCCAGCACCTTCGGGTCCAGCCCCTCTCCTGCATTGGCCTCGATCCATTCTGCCAGCTGCTGGCGCATGGCCGGCGTCCAGAAGCTTTGCAAATGCTGGCGCACCCCTTGCACCGCCAGCGCACGGTTTGGCTCGCTGTCGAAGTAATGGGCAATCTGGTTGGCCATCTTGACCAGGTTATCGCTGCTCATCGGCGCACCTCGGCTTTCTCCGATGTACGGCGTTCCTTCAGCAGGCGCCGCTGTTCGTCACTGAAATCCTGATAGCGCTTTTGCCACTCCGATGGCTGGAACACTTTCACCACTTCCACTGCCGTCACCTTGTATTCGGGGCAGTTGGTGGCCCAGTCGGAGTTGTCCGTGGTGATCACGTTAGCCCCCGACTCGGGGAAGTGGAACGTGGTGTACACCACCCCCGGCGCTACCCGCGCACTGACCTTGGCACGCAGCACGGTCTGCCCCGCGCGGCTGCCGATGCCCACCCAGTCACCGTCCTGGATGCCGCGGCTTTCGGCGTCGGCCGGGTGGATTTCCAGGCGGTCGGCGTCATGCCAGGCGACGTTGCCGGTACGCCGGGTCTGGGCGCCGACGTTGTACTGGCTGAGGATGCGCCCGGTGGTGAGCAGCAACGGGTAGCGGTTGTTGACCTTTTCGTCGGTGGGCACATAGCCGGTGAGCATGAAGCGGCCCTTGCCACGCACGAACTGGTCGATATGCATGGTCGGCGTGCCATCCGGCGCCGCGTCGTTGCACGGCCACTGCAGGCTGCCATGGCGGTCGATTTCGGCGTAGCTGACGCGGCGGAAGGTCGGCGTCAGGCGGGCAATCTCGTCCATGATCTCGGACGGGTGGCGGTAGTTCATCGGGTAGCCCAAGGCGTTGGCCAAGGCTACGGTCCCTTCCCAGTCAGCCTTGCCGGCCAGCGGCTCCATCACCTTGCGCACCCGCGAAATGCGCCGCTCGGCGTTGGTGAAGGTGCCGTCCTTTTCCAGGAACGAGCTGCCCGGCAGGAACACATGGGCGAATTTGGCCGTTTCGTTGAGGAAGATGTCCTGCACCACCACACATTCCATGGCGCGCAAGGCCGCCGTGACGTGCTGCGTGTTGGGGTCGCTCTGGGCGATATCCTCGCCCTGGCAGTAAAGGGCCTTGAAGCTGCCGTCCAGCGCTGCCTCGAACATGTTGGGGATGCGCAGGCCCGGGTCGGGCTGCAAGGTCACGCCCCAGGCGCGCTCGAACTCGGCGCGCACGCCCTCGTTGGAAATATGCCGATAGCCGGGCAGCTCGTGGGGGAACGAGCCCATGTCGCACGAACCCTGCACGTTGTTCTGCCCACGCAGCGGGTTCACCCCTACCCCTTCACGGCCGATATTGCCGGTGGCCATGGCCAGGTTGGCGATCCCCATCACCGCAGTGCTGCCCTGGCTGTGCTCCGTCACGCCCAGGCCGTAGTAGACGGCCGCGTTGCCACCGGTGGCATACAGGCGCGCCGCGGCGCGGATCTGCTCGGCGGGTACGCCACACACCGGGCCCAGCACCTCGGGGGCGTTGTCTGCCTGGCTGACGAAGTCGCGCCAGCGGGCAAAGTCTTCGGTTTCGCAGCGGGCATCGATGAAACGCTGGGCCAGCAGGCCCTCGGTGACGATCACGTGGGCCAAGGCATTGAGCATGGCCACGTTGGTACCCGGGCGCAGTTGCAGGTGAAACTCGGCGCGGGCGTGCGGCGAGTCGACCAGGTCGATGCGCCGTGGGTCGATCACGATCAGCCGCGCCCCCTGGCGCAGGCGGCGCTTGAGCTGCGAGCCGAACACCGGGTGAGCGTCGGTGGGGTTGGCGCCAATCACCAGCACCACGTCTGCCTGCATCACCGAATCGAAGCTTTGCGTGCCGGCCGACTCACCCAGGGTCTGCTTGAGGCCATAGCCGGTGGGCGAGTGGCACACCCGCGCGCAGGTATCGACGTTGTTGTTGCCAAACGCCGTACGCACCAGTTTTTGCACCAGATAGGCTTCTTCGTTGGTGCAGCGGCTGGAGGTAATGCCACCGATGGAATCGCGCCCGTACTTGAGCTGAATGCGGCGGAACTCGCTAGCAGCGTAGGTTACCGCTTCGTCCCAGCTCACTTCCTGCCACGGGTCTTCCAGGCGCTTGCGGATCATCGGCTTGGTGATGCGATCCGGGTGGGTGGCATAGCCCCAGGCAAAGCGGCCCTTGACGCAGGCGTGGCCGTGGTTGGCGCCACCGTTCTTGTCCGGGACCATGCGCACCAGCTGGTCGCCTTTCATTTCGGCGCGGAACGAACAACCGACGCCGCAGTAGGCGCAGGTGGTGATCACCGAACGCTCAGGCTGACCAAGCTGCACCAGGCTCTTTTCCGTCAGCGTCGCGGTTGGGCAGGCCTGTACGCAGGCGCCGCACGACACGCATTCGGAGGCGAGGAAGTTATCGCCACCCGCTGCCGCCACCCGCGACTCGAAACCGCGGCCGGTGATGGTCAGGGCGAAGGTGCCCTGGATGTCTTCGCAGGCGCGCACGCAGCGGCTGCAGACGATGCACTTGCTGGGCTCGTAATCGAAATACGGGTTGGATACGTCCTTTTTCTCGGCCAGGTGGTTGGCGCCGTCGTAGCCGTAGCGCACCTCGCGCAGGCCCACCTGGCCGGCCACGGTCTGCAGCTCGCAGTTGCCGTTGGCCGAGCACGTCAGGCAGTCCAGCGGGTGGTCGGAAATGTACAACTCCATCACGTTGCGGCGCAGGCCGGCCAGGCGTGGCGTTTCGGTACGCACCACCATGCCTTCGCTGACCGGCGTGGTGCAGGACGCCGGGTAACCGCGCATGCCGTCGATTTCCACCATGCACATGCGGCATGAGCCGAAGGCTTCGAGGCTGTCGGTGGCACACAGTTTGGGGATGCTGGTGCCGAGCATGGCCGCAGCGCGCATTACCGAGGTGCCGGCAGGTACGCTGATCGGGCGGCCATCGATGCTCAGGCTGACCTGCACTTCGCTGTCACGGGCCGGGGTGCCGAAGTCGCTACTTCTATCAGAAGCGGGGTCGAAGAAATTGATCACTGCGCAGCCTCCGTGGTGGTCAGCCCAAAATCGGCGGGGAAGTACTTGAGGGCGCTGGCCACCGGGTAGGCAGTCATGCCGCCCATGGCGCACAGCGAGCCGTACTGCATGGTGTCGCAGAGGTCGCGCAGCAACAGGGCCTGGTCGTGGCGTTCGGTGAAATCAGTCGTTGCGATCAACCGGTCGACCACCTCCATGCCACGGGTGGAGCCGATGCGGCATGGGGTGCACTTGCCGCAGGATTCTTCGGCGCAGAACTGCAGGGCGAAGCGCGCCATGCTGGCCATGTTCAGGGTATCGTCGGCCACCACCACACCGCCGTGGCCGAGCATCGCGCCCATGGCGGCGAAGGCTTCATAGTCCAGCGGGGTGTCGAAGTGGCTGGGGGGTACCCAGGCGCCGAGCGGGCCGCCGACCTGCGCAGCCTTCAGCGGCCGGCCACTGGCCGTCCCGCCGCCGTAGCCCTCCACCAGCTCGCGCAGGGTCAGGCCGAACGCACGCTCCACCAGGCCGCCCTGGCGGATATTGCCAGCCAGCTGGAAAGGCATGGTGCCCAGCGACCGGCCCATGCCGAAATCGCGATAGAACGCTGCCCCCTTGGCGAGGATGATGGGCACTGAAGCCAGGGTGAGCACGTTGTGCACCAGTGTGGGCAGGCCGAACAGGCCTTGCAGCGCGGGCAGTGGCGGCTTGGCACGGACAATGCCACGCTTGCCCTCGATGGATTCGAGCAGCGCAGTTTCTTCGCCGCAGATGTAGGCGCCGGCACCCACCCGTACTTCCAGGTCGAACGCCTGGCCGCTGCCGGCTACGTCGGTGCCGAGGTAGCCGGCATCACGGGCGATGGCGAAGGCCTGGTCCAGCACGCGAATGGCATCCGGGTATTCCGAGCGCACATAGATGTAGCCCTTGTCGGCCCCCACGGCGAGGCCGGCAATGATCATGCCCTCGATCAGCAGGAAGGGGTCGCCTTCCATCAGCATACGGTCGGCGAAGGTGCCGGAGTCGCCCTCGTCGGCGTTGCACACCACGTACTTCTGCCCAGCCCCGGCGTCGCGCACGGTGCGCCACTTGATGCCGGCCGGGAACGCCGCACCGCCACGGCCACGCAGGCCGGAGTCGAGCACGGCCGCGACCACTTCGGCACCGTTCAGGGCCACGGCCGCTTCAAGGCCGGCGAAGCCACCATGGGCGCGATAGTCGTCCAGCGATAATGGGCGGGAAATGCCGGCGCGGGCGAATAGCAACCGCTGCTGGGTTTTCAGGTAAGGGATTTCTTCGACCAGCCCCAACGCCAGCGAGTGGCCACCTGGCTCACCGGCCAGGGCGTCGAGCAATGCCGGCACGTCTTGTGGGGTAACCGGGCCGAAGCCCAGGCGCCCTTGCGCACTCTCGCACTCGATCAGCGGCTCCAGCCAGTACAGCCCGCGAGAGCTGGTGCGCTGGATATCCAGCGGCAACTGGCGGCGCTCGGCCTCGCGCTGCAAGGCCTCGGCAACCTGGTCGCTCCCCACGGCACGGGCCACCGAATCGCACGGGATGTAGAGCTTCAGCATGCGGCGTCCTCCCGGCAAGCGTTTACCAATGCACGCAGGCGCTCAGGGGTAAGCCGCGCATGCACCTGGCCGTCCAGTTCCAGGGCCGGCGAGCAGGCGCAGGCCCCCAGGCAGTACACCGGGCGCAGGCTGATGGCACCGTCGGCGCTGGTGCCATGGTCGTCCAGCGCCAGCTGATCGCGCAGTTGCGCGGCCAGGGCCTCGGCGCCACGGCTCTGGCACGACTCGGCGCGGCACAGGCGCAAGGTGTGGCGCGCCGGTGGCGATGTACGAAAGTCGTGGTAGAAGCTGATCACCCCGCGCACTTCAGCCAGGCTGAGGTTCAGGGCATGGGCAATTTCGGGTACAGCAGCATCGGGGATGAAACCGATGTCGTGCTGGATGGCATGCAGGATAGGCAACAAGGCACCAGGGGCGTCCTTGTCGCGAGCCAGAATGCGCTGGATCACGGGCAGGTGGAGCAATTCATCAGGCATACAGCGGACCTCGGCATCACGGACCCCGCCTGAATTGTTGTGGGGGCAGGTATCCGGCGTGTTCTGCTGCGGCGCGTCGGCCACGTCACGGTTGCGCGGCGCTGACGGCCTCCTTGCCCACGGCCGCGCATCTGCGCACGCTGGTCCGAAGGCATCCTGCAAGCATGGCACTTGTGGCGCCAGGGGGTTGCGTGCGAACGACCAGGCGCATCCTGAAACCGACGCCAAGTGCACGCCCCCTGCACGGTAGGCGAGGTTTCAGGGCAGTGGCCAGCCCGCCATCCTGGTAACAGTGGCACAGGTCGCAGCCATCGGCACCCAGCAAACGCAACTCACCTTCACAGACCACCCGATCCTCGCCATCGATCAAGGCGCGCCCTTGCCCTCCACCGCCTTGGCCGTCTCGATCAACTTGTCGAACTTGCGGTTCACCTGGGCAAACTTCTCGTCGCTTTTGGCCCGCGCCTTGATGTTGTCTTCCGAACTGGCCTTGTCGGCAATGGTCACCACCGTCCTGTCCCAGTTCCTGGACACCCAGTAAACCAGTTCGCCATCTGCGGAAAACGCTTCCAGCCGGCCACCGGTATCCGGTACAGGCTTCGCATCCCTGGTCATTGGCAGCAGTTGCTGCACCCGCGCTTCATCGGTGGTGTCCAAACGCACCTGAACCTGGCGCAGCTGGTCTGCCTCGTTGAACGCCGCCTGGACCTGCGAGATGGGAATACCGCCCAGGTTGAGGTCCCCCTTAGGGCCGGCGCCCTTGTAGAACTCGGTCGGTACCTGATAGTGATAGCCCGTGAAATGCTCAACCTCGCCAAACTGCTGCTGCAGAATGGCCAGCACCTGGCGCTTGGGCATGCCGAGGGTGAACTGGCCGATTTCAAGTGCTGACCAGGCTTGCAGGGGGAACATCGCGCAGGCGAACAGGAGCGGTAAGGTCCGTTTCATAGGGGTATCTTCCTTGAAGTAAGCCCGGCAACCTAACCCCTGCACGACAATCCGACAATACTGGCAGGGTGCCAAGCCACCCTGCCTCCAGGCCTCAGGCCACTGCCTTGTTTACGCTGCGCCCAGCTTCCAGCTCACGGACCAGCGGTAATACGTGCTCGCCGAAGTACGCCACTTCCTCCTGGAAATGCAGGAAGCCGGACAGAATCAGGTCCACCCCGACTGCCTTCAGCGCAACGATGCGCTCGGCAATTTGCTCAGGCGTGCCGATCAGGTTGGTCTTGAAGCCATCGTTGTACTGCACCAGGTCCTCGAAGCTGGATTTCGCCCAGTTGCCCTCGCCCTCCGGGCTGGCTGCCCCGGCATGCTTTACCTCGTGGCCGAACGCCCGCACCGCCTCGGGGTTGGCCTTGTCGATGATTTCCTGCAACACCGCCCGCGCCTCTTCCTCTGTGTCGCGGGCAATGATGAAGGCGTTTACCCCAACCTTGACCGAGTGGCCGTTGGCTGCGGCCTTGGCGCGTATGTCATCGACCTGGGCCTTGATCCCTTCCACGCTATTGCCGTTGGTGAAGTACCAGTCCGACACCCGCGCGGCCATGTCCCGCGCCGCACGCGAACTGCCGCCCTGGAAGATCTCGGGGTGCGGTTGCTGCAGCGGCTTGGGCTTGAGGTTGTAGTTACGGAAGCGATAGAAGTCGCCGTTGAAGGTGAAGTTGTCTTGCGTCCAGATGCCCTTGAGCGCGCGGATGAACTCCTCGGAACGGCGATAGCGTTCGTCGTGGTCCAGCCACGGCTCACCAATGGCGTGGAACTCGCCCTTGAACCAGCCCGAGACCACGTTGATGGCGATGCGGCCATTGGTGAACTGGTCGATGCTGGCCAACTGCTTGGCCGCCAGCGCCGGGTTCCACGGCCCTGGCAGGATGGCGGCGATGACCTTGAGCTTTTCCGTGGCAGCCAGCAGCGCGTGGCTGATGGTGACCGACTCATGCTGGTTGTCGGCACCATAGCCGGCGGTGAAGCGGATTTGCGACAGGGCGTAGTCGAAGCCGGCTTTTTCAGCGATTTGCGCAAGCTTGCGGTTGTAGTCGATGTCCCAGCTGGTGCGTTGCTCGATGGTGCTGACCACCAGGCCACCGCTGACGTTGGGGACCCAGTAGGCGAACTTGAGTGGGGCGTGGCTCATGGGGAAGCTCCTTGAGAATCCTTGGGGTTCAAGGAGGCATGAGCAGCAAGCGTGCCAACGGCTGGATTGCTTTACTTTCAACGGGTTAATGGAATTAGTCGGCGATGTTGACTGCATGTGATCAAACACGCTGTCGGATCACTGTTGCCTGCGCAACATCGCCGCTTGCGACTAGCTCAGCGGTTTTTTGCGCATGCCGATGTGAGCGTCATCCATCAGGGCCTTGATCGCAATCAAACCCTGACTACAAAGCCAACCGCGCCAGCCGCTGCAGGGCCAGAATCACTTCCTCGTCCCGCTCTTCCAGTACATCCGCCTGGATAAGAGCGATTACAGCCTTCAACAACTCGGTCTGGTTCACACCTGTTCGTTGTTGCAGCGCAAGCATGTCCTGCGCCATGTGCGGGTTGACCTTCATCGACAACCGTCGAGTAGCACTGGAACGCGCGAGCCCACGCTGCTCTCGCTGTTCATCCAGGGCCTGGACGAATGTTTGATGCGCAGCCTGCAATTGCCCACCCTGCTGCACCTGCGCCAGTTGCTGAAAATAGTACGCAAGAAATAACTTGCGCAGATTGGCGCCCGCCTCGCGACTGACCGCATGCATAGCCGCATCCAGCACATCCAGGTAGACCGCTGGTAAACGTGCCTCGATAGACTTGAGCTGCTGGTTGCGCGCCTCGTGAATGGCTGGTGTGGATTGCGGTGGAAGCGCGACCACGCCATCGCAACGGGTACACACGCCCACCAATATGTCCCTGGCCACACCCTTGCCATCGCTGAACGGTACATCCCGGCGGGCATAGCGAGTGGTCACCACTGCCTGGCAGTGCTCGCACAGTGCTTTTCCGCTATCCCCTTCGAACAGAATCTTCATGATCTGGGTACTCACTGGTGAACGCTTATGAACCAGGTGTCTGGTTCGATAAAAAAGAACTTGATGTACCAGCCATCCCGTTTGAGCAGATGCACCTCTACGGCAGCGACAGCGTGGTGAGGGCTGCTTGCGTGGTGAATGCCCCGGCATGAGCGCACGACTTCGACAACCGCTCGGGCTGACACCTCCCCTGTAGCCAACAGGTTCTTTATATCGATATCCCCGCGCGAAACGTGTTGGTACTCCCCTGATTCGAGCGCCGCTATCACTGCGCGCTGGGCCTCCCTGAAACCGGTTTTCATAGCTCATCCCTGCAATTACGAAAATCATCGTACAAAATCCGGATCAAATCTAGCGCTTGCGAAGCCAAAGCGACCAGCGGTTCCCACCCGATTCGAGCGTTGACCCGGAACACGCATGAACTATGGCCCTGCCAGCCGCAAGACGGCGCAGGGCAATGTAACCAACGCTTTCAAGGCTGCTCGCGGCAGCCGCTTGAAACCTCCGTGAGCACCGGCTGGCTGCTGCCATCCACCTAGGCCGTGTTTCGCGAGATGTGAAGAAGCATGAAACATTGTTTATCAATAAATTTTCTCATTTGATGTAGCTTCTCATTCGCACGAAATCTGTAACCCTTTTACCAGTCCCCCGCCTCAGGAATTCCCCGTGAAACGTCATCTCCCTGCCCGCCTCTTGCTGGTCGGCGCATGCAGCGCCATGCCTGTCGTTCATGCCGCCGACAACCTCACCCTGCCCGCGACCCAGATCGACAGCACGAGCGAAGTGGTGGATGGCGTGAGCCAGGGCTACGAGGGCAGGGCCTCATCCAGCACCACCAAACTGGGCCTGACCGACAAGCAGACCCCGCAGGGCGTGACAACCATCACCCGCCAGGCGCTGGACGATTTCAAGATCACCGGTATCAAGAACGCACTGCGCGCAGCACCGTCGGTAACCGTCGAGCAAACCGAAACCGACCGTACCGAATTCACCTCGCGCGGTTTCGACATCAATACCTTCGAATACGACGGTACGGGCATGCCCTTCGTAAGCAGCACGCTGGTAGGTGATCAGGACCTGGCCGAGTACGAGCAGATCGACGTGTTGCACGGCGCCAATGGCTTGATGAGTGGTGCCGGCAACCCGTCGGCCACGGTCAACTTCGTGCGTAAACGCCCGACAGATACCTTCCAGGCGCAGGTCGACACCAGCGTCGGCTCGTGGGACAGCCGCCGTATCGACGTCGATGTTGCAGGCCCGCTGACCGACAGCGGCAATGTGCGCGGCCGGTTCATCTACTCCCACGACAAGGGCAACTCATGGATGGACCGCTACAGCCACGAGCGCAACGTTGCTGCCGGCCTGCTGGCGTTCGATGTGTCCGACGCCGACACCGTGACTGTGGGCTTCTCCCAGCACAACAGTGATTCCAACGGCAGCACCTGGGGCAACCTGCCACTGGTGGACAACGACGGCAATGCCATCCACTACAGCGGGCGCAGCAACAGCATCGGCCAGCCGTGGACCTACTGGAACCTGCACACCCAGCGGGCCTTCGTCGAGCTTAAGCATGATTTCGGCAATGACTGGAACGCCACGCTCACGGCCACCGGGCAGCAGGAAAAGCAGAACACCAACATGCTCTATGTCGGTGGCGTCTCCGGTGATGTTGCCGACGCGTATGCCAACCACACCCGCAGCGAGGCCCACCAGTTGCTGGGCGAGGCCAAGGTGCAAGGCCCGTTCAGCCTGTTCGGTCGCGAGCACCAGCTGACCTTCGGTGCCGCGTACGGGCGCACGCATCGAAAAGGCCAGGAGTATGACGAAGACCTGGAGCATGGCAGTTTCTTCAACACGTCGTTCTCGGGCATCCTGGCGGGCAATACGCCGATGCCCTCGTTTGGCGTCACCAGTGACGACCTGGCGCAGAACTTCAAGGACACGCAAAAAAGCGTATTCGCCGGTGCGCGCTTCAGCCTGGCCGATAACCTGCACTGGATAGCCGGTGCACGCATGCTCAGCGCCGACGGCAAGGGCGAGAGCTACGGTTCAGAACACTCCACGCGCGCCCACGGCAAAGTCACGCCCTACACCGGCCTGGTCTACGACCTGAACGAGGCATGGAGCATCTACGGCAGCTGGACCAAGATCTACAACCCGCAATACAACGTGGTCGGTACCGACGGCAAGCTGCTCGACCCACTGGAAGGCAAGAGCATGGAAATGGGCGTAAAAGGCAGCGTGATGGACCAGCGGCTGCACCTGACCGCTGCGCTGTTCAAGACCGAGCAGCGCAACGTGGCCGTGGATGCCGGATTCGACGGGGTTCAGGAGGTTTACACTCCGGGCGACTTCAAGAGCCACGGCGTAGAGCTGCAGGCGTCCGGCGAAGTGGCGCCAGGCCTCGACCTGCTCGCCGGCTACACCTATGTACGTATTGACGATGACAACGGCGAGCGTGCGCGCAAATATGTGCCGGCCCACAGCTTGCGCGGCATGGTCACTTACCGCTTGCCGACCCTGCCACAGATGAAGGTTGGCGCCCGTGTCAGCTGGCAGACCGGCGTCGAGAACGACACCAACAGCGCCATCCACCAGAACGCCTACGGTCTGGTTGACCTGATGACCAGCTACGACATTGACAGCAACTGGAGCACGTCGCTGAACCTGAACAACGTCACCGACCGCAAATACCTCCTGTCGCTGTACAACAACGCGACAACCGCCAGCTATGGTGCGCCCCGCAACCTGACGGCTTCGGTGACCTGGAAGTATTGACCCCGCCCGTGTGTAGCGGCGCACTGTACGGCACCCAGTGATGGCCCTGGCGCCATTCAGGTAAGCTCAGCCCCTGCAATGCAACCCTCAAGGACGGTGCCCATGCATTCACTGACTGACGAGCAGGTACTGGCGATCATCCGCGAGAACCCGGTAAACCGGGCACTTCTGGCGCTGCTGGCAACGCTGGAGATCCCCCACTGCATGCTGGTGGCAGGCGCCCTGTTCCAGACCTTCTGGAACCACCGCGCAGGGCTGCCTGCCGGCTGGGGTATCAAGGACTATGACATCGCCTATTTCGACGCCGACGTGTCCTGGGAGGCAGAGGACCGGGTTATCACCAGGGTGCAGCAGGCCTGCGCGCACTTGGGCGTCAACGTGGAAGTGCGCAACCAGGCCCGCGTCCACCTGTGGTACCAGGGGAAATTCGGCGGTGCTTACTCGCCATTGCTCAAGGTCACGGATGGCATCGACCGCTACCTGATCCGCTCGACCTGCCTTGGGGTTGATGTGTGCACGGGCACGTTGTACAGCACCCATGGCCTGGATGACCTGCAGCACGATCTGCTGAACATGAACGAGCTGAACCCACGGCCAGGCTTGTTCAGGGAGAAAGCCGCCAGCTACCGGGAGCGTTGGCCATGGCTTGTCTTGGTCGAGTGACCAGGATGCTCATGCTAGTGCCCGGTTTTCGACCCGCCGAACCAGTCACTGCGTGTCATCTCCCATACCTCGACCTGCATTGGCCCAGAAACAAAATATCCATCACGGGTACTCACCCTACGCATGCCTTCATGCTCTGAAACCTTGCGCGAGGCATGGTTGGCAACGGCTTTGGGAACCTGCATGAGCGGGCGTGACAACGCCTCGAACCAATAGGCGTTGATGACCCTGCAGGCTTCGCGCATGTAGCCCATGCCCCACCACTGCGGCGCAAGCCAGAAGCCTCTGTTGTTTCCAGGCTGCTCATGCAAACTGATGCTGCCAATGGTGCAGTCAGCCTCGTTGCGCAGGCGGATCATCCAGTGCCATTCACGGCCCGCAGCCATGGCAGGCAGGGCGATATCCCGCACATAGACCAGCGCACCGTCTTCCGGATATGGCCATGGGACGCGACGATCGAGGTAGCGGACAACTTCCCATTGCGGGAACAATTTCTGGATTACAGGTGCATCCTCCAGCCGCAGGGGC belongs to Pseudomonas putida NBRC 14164 and includes:
- a CDS encoding nucleotidyltransferase family protein, which translates into the protein MHSLTDEQVLAIIRENPVNRALLALLATLEIPHCMLVAGALFQTFWNHRAGLPAGWGIKDYDIAYFDADVSWEAEDRVITRVQQACAHLGVNVEVRNQARVHLWYQGKFGGAYSPLLKVTDGIDRYLIRSTCLGVDVCTGTLYSTHGLDDLQHDLLNMNELNPRPGLFREKAASYRERWPWLVLVE
- a CDS encoding GNAT family N-acetyltransferase, which translates into the protein MDCLPTLYTDRLVLTPLRLEDAPVIQKLFPQWEVVRYLDRRVPWPYPEDGALVYVRDIALPAMAAGREWHWMIRLRNEADCTIGSISLHEQPGNNRGFWLAPQWWGMGYMREACRVINAYWFEALSRPLMQVPKAVANHASRKVSEHEGMRRVSTRDGYFVSGPMQVEVWEMTRSDWFGGSKTGH
- a CDS encoding TonB-dependent siderophore receptor yields the protein MPVVHAADNLTLPATQIDSTSEVVDGVSQGYEGRASSSTTKLGLTDKQTPQGVTTITRQALDDFKITGIKNALRAAPSVTVEQTETDRTEFTSRGFDINTFEYDGTGMPFVSSTLVGDQDLAEYEQIDVLHGANGLMSGAGNPSATVNFVRKRPTDTFQAQVDTSVGSWDSRRIDVDVAGPLTDSGNVRGRFIYSHDKGNSWMDRYSHERNVAAGLLAFDVSDADTVTVGFSQHNSDSNGSTWGNLPLVDNDGNAIHYSGRSNSIGQPWTYWNLHTQRAFVELKHDFGNDWNATLTATGQQEKQNTNMLYVGGVSGDVADAYANHTRSEAHQLLGEAKVQGPFSLFGREHQLTFGAAYGRTHRKGQEYDEDLEHGSFFNTSFSGILAGNTPMPSFGVTSDDLAQNFKDTQKSVFAGARFSLADNLHWIAGARMLSADGKGESYGSEHSTRAHGKVTPYTGLVYDLNEAWSIYGSWTKIYNPQYNVVGTDGKLLDPLEGKSMEMGVKGSVMDQRLHLTAALFKTEQRNVAVDAGFDGVQEVYTPGDFKSHGVELQASGEVAPGLDLLAGYTYVRIDDDNGERARKYVPAHSLRGMVTYRLPTLPQMKVGARVSWQTGVENDTNSAIHQNAYGLVDLMTSYDIDSNWSTSLNLNNVTDRKYLLSLYNNATTASYGAPRNLTASVTWKY